Proteins encoded together in one Lathyrus oleraceus cultivar Zhongwan6 chromosome 5, CAAS_Psat_ZW6_1.0, whole genome shotgun sequence window:
- the LOC127087802 gene encoding protein ENHANCED DISEASE RESISTANCE 2-like: MYATDDSSRSSGTDSGSTADNSSHWTAETINGGSLRHVDLNTGTNGWASPPGDVFNLRSQSYFTKRQKSPAGEYLLSPAGMDWLKSSTKLDNVLNRSDNRISNALKRAQSNGKSLKSFIFAVNLQIPGKEHHSAVFYYATEDPVQSGSLLGRFIEGDDSFRNQRFKLVNRIVKGPWIVKKAVGNYSACLLGKALTCHYHRGPNYLEIDVDIGSSAIANAILRLALGYVTSVTIDMGFVVEAQTEEELPEKLIGAVRVCQMEMSSACTIVDTPRIGIAKVNHHGASDSSESEN, from the coding sequence ATGTACGCAACCGACGACAGTTCCCGGAGCTCCGGCACCGATTCAGGATCCACCGCCGATAATTCTTCTCACTGGACAGCTGAAACAATCAACGGCGGATCTCTTCGCCACGTCGATCTCAACACCGGAACAAACGGCTGGGCTTCACCTCCCGGCGATGTCTTCAACCTCCGCTCTCAGAGCTACTTCACAAAACGACAAAAATCTCCCGCAGGTGAATATCTCCTCTCTCCAGCCGGCATGGACTGGCTCAAATCGTCAACGAAACTCGACAACGTGTTGAATCGCTCCGATAATCGAATCTCCAACGCGCTCAAGAGAGCGCAATCCAACGGTAAGTCGTTGAAGAGTTTCATCTTCGCCGTGAATCTCCAGATTCCAGGTAAGGAGCACCACAGCGCGGTGTTCTACTACGCGACGGAAGATCCGGTTCAATCCGGTTCGTTGCTCGGCCGGTTCATCGAAGGAGACGACTCCTTTCGAAATCAGCGGTTCAAGTTAGTGAACCGGATCGTGAAAGGACCGTGGATAGTGAAAAAGGCTGTAGGTAACTACAGCGCGTGTTTGTTAGGGAAAGCGCTGACGTGTCATTATCATAGAGGACCTAACTACTTAGAGATTGACGTTGATATCGGAAGTAGTGCAATAGCGAATGCTATCCTGCGACTTGCGTTGGGATATGTGACGAGTGTTACGATTGATATGGGATTTGTTGTGGAGGCGCAGACGGAGGAGGAGTTGCCGGAGAAGTTGATCGGGGCGGTTAGGGTTTGTCAAATGGAAATGTCTTCTGCTTGTACTATTGTGGATACGCCAAGGATAGGGATTGCTAAGGTCAATCATCACGGTGCTTCTGACTCAAGTGAAAGTgaaaattaa
- the LOC127078917 gene encoding lariat debranching enzyme → MKIAIEGCMHGDLDNVYKTLQHLEKSQNTKIDLLLCCGDFQAVRNQNDLKSLAVPERYRAMNSFWKYYSGLEVAPYPTIFIGGNHEASNYLWELYYGGWAAPNIYFLGAAGVVKFGNVRIGGLSGIYKHFDYKSGHYERPPYDRNTIKSAYHVREYDVRKLMQVEEPIDIFLSHDWPVRITDHGDWEELVRNKPFFREEIEGKRLGSKAAAQLLEKLKPQFWFSAHLHCKFAALVQHGEGGPVTKFLALDKCLPGRDFLQVVEIESEAGPYEIQYDEEWLAITRMFNNAFPLTRKGADFRGVNLEMEDCRKWVRSKLQERDCKPSEFVRTVPCYDPSQAGVEGASAVNPRNPQTEYLLRLLELPYLLDRNPEAKDMSPYPSLIPSGPGGNYSEDIPIDDVDDDDDEVESETAGYTTLTPAVHTGLWVFPSPICSSVAFSNNDNFIATTMVPPIFPPFGSMETTKSMFLSLLVSFIFISCCYVSSVKAALSFDFYAASCPNAELMIRNTVSRASSNDPSVPGKLLRLVFHDCFVEGCDASLMLQGNNTEQSDPANRSVGGFSVIESAKRLLEIFCPGTVSCADIVALAARDAVEIAGGPRIQIPTGRRDGMVSIASNVRPNIIDTSFTMDEMVKLFSNKGLSLLDLVILSGAHTIGSAHCNTFRSRFQQDSNGTLKLVDQTIDTNYADELMRQCPVTAQPSVTVNNDPETSMLFDNQYYRNLLAHKVLFPSDSVLLSNINTKKMVEDFANDQQLFYVNWGAAFVKLTSVGVKTDEEGEIRRSCTATNV, encoded by the exons ATGAAGATAGCCATAGAAGGATGCATGCATGGCGATCTAGACAATGTCTACAAAACCCTTCAACACCTCGAAAAATCCCAGAACACCAAAATCGATCTCCTCCTTTGTTGTGGCGATTTTCAGGCCGTGCGAAACCAGAATGATTTGAAAAGCCTAGCCGTACCAGAGCGTTACCGAGCCATGAATTCCTTCTGGAAATACTATTCTGGTTTGGAGGTTGCTCCTTATCCCACAATCTTCATTGGTGGCAACCACGAAGCTTCCAATTATCTATGGGAACT GTATTATGGAGGATGGGCTGCACCTAACATATACTTTTTGGGAGCTGCTGGTGTGGTTAAGTTTGGGAATGTACGAATTGGCGGGCTCTCTGGAATTTATAAGCATTTTGATTATAAATCAG GACACTATGAAAGGCCTCCTTATGATCGCAATACCATCAAGTCTGCTTATCATGTTCGAGAATATGATGTTCGCAAACTCATGCAAGTTGAGGAACCTATTGATATTTTTCTCTCACATGATTGGCCGGTGAGGATCACTGATCATGGGGATTGGGAGGAGCTTGTGCGAAACAAGCCTTTCTTCAGGGAAGAG ATAGAGGGAAAAAGACTTGGGAGTAAAGCTGCTGCTCAACTTCTAGAAAAATTGAAACCGCAATTCTGGTTTTCGGCGCACTTACACTGCAAGTTTGCTGCTCTTGTTCAGCATGGGGAAGGAGGTCCTGTGACAAAATTCCTAGCACTTGATAAATGTCTTCCTGGGCGTGATTTCTTACAG GTTGTTGAAATTGAATCAGAGGCAGGACCTTATGAGATTCAGTATGATGAAGAATGGTTAGCAATAACACGAATGTTCAACAATGCATTCCCTTTGACGCGCAAAGGTGCAGATTTTCG AGGTGTAAATCTTGAGATGGAAGATTGTCGCAAATGGGTTAGAAGCAAGCTACAAGAGAGGGATTGTAAACCTTCCGAGTTTGTTAGAACAGTTCCATGTTATGATCCTTCTCAAGCCGGTGTTGAGGGTGCTTCTGCAG TCAATCCCCGGAATCCTCAGACAGAATATCTTTTGCGACTTCTGGAACTTCCATATCTTCTTGATAGAAATCCTGAAGCAAAGGACATGTCACCTTATCCTTCTTTAATTCCAAGCG GCCCTGGTGGTAATTATAGCGAGGACATTCCCATTGATGACGTGGATGATGACGATGATGAGGTGGAAAGTGAGA CTGCTGGTTACACAACATTGACTCCGGCTGTACACACAGGATTGTGGGTTTTCCCTTCTCCAATTTGCAGTTCTGTTGCAT TTTCAAATAACGACAATTTCATTGCTACAACCATGGTACCACCTATATTTCCT CCGTTTGGTTCTATGGAGACAACAAAATCAATGTTTCTTTCCTTACTagtttcttttatttttatctcTTGTTGTTATGTTTCATCTGTTAAGGCTGCTCTCTCTTTCGACTTTTATGCCGCTTCGTGTCCGAATGCTGAATTGATGATAAGAAATACAGTTAGTAGAGCTTCTTCTAATGATCCTTCCGTTCCGGGAAAGCTCCTTCGCTTGGTTTTCCATGATTGTTTCGTTGAG GGATGTGATGCATCTTTGATGCTACAAGGGAACAATACAGAACAAAGCGATCCAGCAAACAGGTCTGTGGGAGGATTTTCTGTTATAGAATCAGCGAAAAGACTTCTTGAGATCTTCTGCCCCGGAACCGTTTCTTGTGCAGACATAGTTGCTTTAGCAGCCAGAGATGCTGTCGAAATT GCCGGTGGACCAAGGATTCAGATTCCTACTGGTAGAAGAGATGGAATGGTTTCAATTGCTTCAAATGTTAGACCAAACATTATTGACACAAGTTTTACTATGGATGAGATGGTTAAACTCTTCTCGAATAAAGGATTGTCCTTACTCGATCTTGTCATTCTTTCAG GAGCTCATACAATAGGATCAGCTCATTGCAACACATTCAGGTCGCGGTTCCAACAAGACTCGAACGGAACTCTTAAGCTCGTAGACCAAACCATTGATACTAATTATGCAGACGAGCTAATGAGACAGTGTCCGGTAACTGCACAACCATCTGTGACAGTGAACAATGATCCTGAAACATCTATGCTATTTGACAACCAGTACTACAGAAATCTTTTAGCTCATAAAGTTCTGTTCCCGTCTGATTCGGTTTTGTTGAGCAACATTAACACGAAGAAAATGGTGGAGGATTTTGCAAATGATCAACAACTTTTCTATGTCAATTGGGGCGCTGCGTTCGTGAAGCTGACTAGTGTTGGCGTTAAGACTGACGAGGAGGGCGAAATTCGTCGTTCTTGTACAGCAACTAATGTATAA